A genomic window from Pseudomonadota bacterium includes:
- a CDS encoding serine hydrolase domain-containing protein, protein MPLRPQTIAALDDVFADWDTPCRPGIAAGLVCGSQTVYARTFGLANVEHNLPITPSTRFEIGSITKQFTAFATLMLVQEGRLDLNDDVRSYITGLPAYDTPVRIRHCLYHTTGLSDRMAVLGLAGPTCDYTPDKRVFRTLAALDETMFPAGTMHSYSNTGYVLLAWIIQKVTGTSLPAFLAERVFDPLGMKGASFPMDPFAFFPNQAQGYLDGDDGRLYRATCVSDVWGDGGMLANVDDMTGWLCNLATRDVGIAALHDQFFSAGHLDDGQELRYAGGWMIQRYRGLRAFQHGGLAEGFQSFVIWLPDEKVGVVVLGNVRPYQPWRLATRAIDALLGDTSTRQPVGERAVPHPTEDHDHQDLAGRYVTVTGLSAFVACSGPDLYVDIWLWGRRFEACGDDVYREPHSGDTATFHRNSDNAVTHFSMATSDGACVHMHSPISTATKYETAIVDDATLTGFEGRYENDAVESVYEIVAERGGLTARHKRCHDWLLQPIKPAAGDTFDGAFAQDGMWPGIVTFERRADGEATGFRVRGSGINLLFRRRLPTAKAR, encoded by the coding sequence ATGCCCTTGCGACCACAAACCATCGCCGCCCTTGATGACGTCTTTGCCGACTGGGATACGCCGTGCAGGCCCGGTATCGCCGCCGGTCTGGTGTGCGGAAGCCAAACCGTTTATGCGCGCACGTTCGGCCTCGCCAATGTCGAACACAATCTTCCAATAACGCCATCGACGCGGTTCGAGATCGGCTCGATCACCAAACAGTTCACGGCGTTTGCAACGCTGATGCTGGTTCAGGAAGGGCGGCTGGATCTGAACGACGATGTGCGTTCGTACATCACCGGCTTACCCGCCTACGATACGCCTGTTCGTATCCGTCATTGCCTCTATCACACGACTGGCCTTTCGGATCGCATGGCCGTGTTGGGGCTTGCCGGGCCGACATGCGACTACACGCCCGACAAACGCGTGTTTCGCACGCTCGCCGCACTCGACGAAACGATGTTCCCGGCCGGGACCATGCACAGCTACAGCAACACCGGCTACGTGCTGCTCGCCTGGATCATCCAAAAGGTGACCGGCACATCATTGCCTGCGTTCTTGGCGGAACGGGTCTTCGATCCGCTTGGCATGAAGGGGGCGTCATTCCCCATGGATCCCTTCGCGTTCTTTCCAAACCAGGCACAGGGTTATCTCGACGGCGATGATGGCCGGCTCTATCGGGCAACATGCGTCAGCGATGTCTGGGGCGACGGCGGTATGCTGGCCAACGTCGACGATATGACCGGTTGGCTGTGCAATCTCGCCACCAGGGACGTCGGGATTGCCGCGCTCCATGACCAGTTCTTCAGCGCCGGCCACCTCGATGACGGCCAGGAACTGCGTTATGCCGGCGGCTGGATGATCCAACGCTATCGCGGCCTTCGTGCGTTCCAGCACGGTGGTTTGGCCGAAGGATTTCAGTCCTTTGTCATCTGGCTGCCCGACGAGAAAGTCGGCGTCGTCGTGCTGGGCAATGTCCGGCCCTATCAGCCTTGGCGCCTGGCGACCCGGGCGATCGATGCTTTGCTCGGCGACACGTCGACCCGTCAGCCCGTCGGTGAGAGAGCCGTCCCGCATCCGACAGAAGACCACGACCATCAGGACCTGGCCGGTCGCTACGTCACGGTCACCGGCTTGTCGGCTTTTGTCGCATGCTCTGGTCCTGACCTCTATGTCGACATCTGGCTCTGGGGCCGGCGCTTTGAAGCTTGCGGCGATGACGTTTATCGCGAACCGCACTCTGGCGACACCGCGACGTTCCATCGCAACAGCGATAACGCCGTGACGCACTTTTCAATGGCGACATCTGACGGCGCTTGTGTGCATATGCACAGCCCGATCAGCACCGCCACAAAGTACGAGACGGCCATCGTCGACGATGCGACGTTGACCGGTTTCGAAGGCCGCTATGAAAACGACGCGGTCGAATCCGTCTATGAGATCGTCGCGGAACGTGGTGGTCTGACCGCGCGCCACAAACGCTGCCACGATTGGCTTCTCCAGCCGATCAAACCAGCCGCTGGCGACACATTCGAC